Genomic DNA from Deltaproteobacteria bacterium:
CAGTCCGGGATGCCCCACCTTAAAGGTCAGGGAAAAATCCCTGTCCTGCATAAAGATGAAGGCCGAAACCGGTCCCAGTTTTTCCAGTTCAAGATGGATGCCACAGGAATACGAGGTCCCTCCTGACGGGGCCGTTCTCCTTTTAAAAATTAATTCTCCCCTTTTTAATTCGGCCCATTGAACCGGCAAAAAGGTATAAAATGAGTCGGATATTTTTGAAAGGAGTTGGAAGGTCTCAATATCTTTTAAGAGGGTTTCTACCCCTCCTAAGGTCTTCTCATCGGGATGGGCTGTTCCCTGTCGGCCTCTTTCCGCCTCCCCCATGGTTTTTTGTTCAAGAATTTCTTGAAGTTGTAATAAAAAACCTTTAATATCTTTATTTATTTTACTTTCAATCTGAAAAACATCTTTTCCCCCAAGTGCGCCGGATCCGGCCATGGCCTTCAATTTGGCTTCCAAAACAATCCCGGAATTTTCTAAGGCATTCTTAAGTTGGTCGAAAGCCAGACCATCCATAGAAACCAGTAATTTTTCCTGAAGGTTTTGTAACAAAGGGGGGCTGCTTATTTCTTCCTTAGCCAGTTGGAATAATTGGGTTAACCTTTCCGTTATATCTAGGCCCGGCCCTTTCAAAGAAGTCTGCAGAACGTGTTGAATTTCATCCCGCAGGCTTTTCGGAAGCACCTTGATATCAGAAGGCAGGGTTTTGAAAAGAGATCCTAAAAGGTCCCTTTGCTTCCCCGACGGAATGGATTCGGGAGGTTGACCCTCCTCAGCCCTGGCGTTGAAAAGATTGATGATTCTATCCGCTGCCTTCCTGGTCAGATCCTCTATTCTTTCATTTTCATCACCCGGAAAGGATTGGGTACGGTTTGCTTCTCCCGCCCCGGTTTTATTATCCAGTAATTGAAGTCTTAATTCTCCGGCTGCCCCTTTCCAGTCTAAGACCTTCAAAGAGAGGGTATCATTTTTTTCAAAGGCCAAATTCGTACGGGCCGGTAAATAGCCGCCTTTAACCTTAAGGGTAAGACCCCCGGACGGGAAAAGATCGACTACCTGGGCCTCGATGATCTCACCTATTCGAACAGGAATCTCTCTCCCAACAGGTTTTATGAGGGTAAGTATTGGTCCGGCCGATGGAGTTTCCTGAATACGAATCATTCCAACCATTCCCCTGAAGGATCGTCATTAATCTGCCACTTCTAATTTATCGGTATAAAAAGGATAAAACTGAAACTTCAATTTTTTCTTGCCTTTATTTCTCTTAACATGGTATCCTTTCCCAAGGTGAGCAAGGACTATTGATCCAAATACCGGGTTTGAGACTAAGCCCCGGGGCGTCTGGAAAATCCTGTTTATCGGGAGCGCCGTCTCAATTATAGCATTGCTCGCCATTTCTATTTTTTAAGGAGGCATAAGAATGGCCAATCGTCAAGCCGTCATTCAAACCAATAAGGGGACCATCCGCTTTGAGTTGTTGGAAGCCGATGCCCCGAAGACCACTGAAAATTTTATCAAACTGACTGAAAAAAGCTATTATGACGGGGTCATCTTCCACCGGGTCATCAATGGATTTATGATTCAGGGGGGGGATCCTACCGGTACAGGTCGCGGAGGCCAATCGGCCTGGGGCGGCCGCTTTGATGATGAGATCAATCCGGCCTCGGACCTTTACCGTCAGGGCTACCGGGCCGGAACCGTGGCCATGGCCAATGCCGGACCCAATACCAATGGGTCCCAGTTTTTTATCATGCATGCGGATTATGCCCTGCCCCCGAACTATTCCATTTTCGGGCGGGTCATGGAAGGCCAGGAGGTGGTCAACACCATTGCCTCCAGTCCAACGGATTCCAACGATCGCCCTCTTTCCCAGGTGATCATGGAAAAAGTAATTATCGAACAGCAATAGTATGCCTATACGTCAAGATCTGCGCAATTTGGCCATTATTGCCCATGTGGACCACGGCAAGACTACCCTGGTGGATGCCATGCTCTGGCAGAGTGGCGTCTTCCGGGAAAACCAGCAGGTGGTTGAAAGGGTCATGGACAGTATGGACCTGGAACGGGAAAAGGGCATTACCATCATGGCCAAGAATACGGCCATCGTCTATAAAGGGGTCAAGATCAATATCGTCGATACCCCCGGCCATGCCGATTTCGGCGGAGAAGTGGAACGGACTCTGAACATGGTGGACGGGGTCATGCTTTTGGTGGATGCCACCGAAGGCCCCCTACCGCAAACACGATTCGTCCTGGGCAAGGCCCTGGAGCGCCGGCTCCCTCCCATCGTGGTGATCAATAAAATTGACCGGCCGGACCGCCGGATCAAGGAAGTCCTGGATGAGGTCTACGATCTGTTTATCGACCTGGAGGCTACTGAAGACCAGCTCGATTTTCCGGTCCTTTACACCAATGCCCGGGCCGGTATCGCCCTGACCGACCCCGAGGGTAAGGGCCAGGGACTCGCTCCCCTTTTTGAGGCCATTTTAGAAGCCATTCCGGCCCCGGCCTGCGACCCGGAGGCCCCTTTGCAGTTCCTGGTGACCAACCTGGATTACAGCGATTATGTGGGCCGGATCGCCGTGGGTAAGATCGTCAGCGGTAAGTTAAAACAGAGGCAGGAGGTGGCCCTGCTCAAGGGCGGGGAAATGACCGCCAAGGCCATCCTCAGCCAGGTTTATACCTATGAAGGACTCAACCGGGTGGAACGGGATCTCATCGAGGCCGGGGATATCGCTGCCGTGGCCGGTGTGCCCGATGTCTTTATCGGCGACACCCTGGGCGATCCCGAAGATCCCCGGCCTTTGCCGAGTATCACCGTGGAAGAGCCGACCCTGTCCATGGTCTTTTCCGTCAACACCTCTCCTTTGGCCGGGAAGGAAGGCCGTCTCCTGACCTCCCGCCATATCAAGGATAGGCTGGATAAAGAGTTGCTCTATAATGTCAGCATCGGCGTTGAACAGGCCGAACACCGGGATTCCTTTAAGGTCAGCGCCCGGGGTGAGCTGCAGTTGGCCGTGCTGGTGGAGATGATGCGCCGGGAAGGTTTTGAGATTTCTCTTTCCAAGCCCAAGATCATCACCCGTGAAATGGACGGCAAGCTCATGGAACCTTTGGAGCTGGCCGTAGTGGATATCCCGGAAACCTATGTCGGAGTGGTCAGCGAGAAACTCAGCGCCCGGCGGGGAAAAATGACCAAGATGATCAACCACGGCTCCGGTCGGGTGCGGCTGGAATTTGAAATCCCCTCCCGGGGGCTGATCGGCCTCCGCAGCCAGTTTCTGACCGACACCCGGGGCACCGGGCTTTTCAACACCATGATCATCGGCCACACCCCTCATGCCGGGGCCATCCCGTCCCGGCCCAATGGGGTCCTGGTTTCCGATCGGCCGGGCAAGGCCGTGGCCTATGCCATTTTTCATCTCCAGCCCAGAGGCATCATCTTTGTCAACCCGGGGGATCCGGTCTATCCCGGCCTGGTCGTTGGTGAAAATTCCCGACCGGAAGACCTGTGGGTCAACATCACCAAGGAAAAAAAACTGACCAACATCCGGGCCGCCAATGCCGATGAAGCCCTGCGTTTAGTCCCCCCCCGTCGTTTTACCTTGGAGCAGGCCATGGAGTATATTAATGACGATGAACAGGTGGAAGTGACGCCTCTTTCCATCCGTCTGCGTAAAGCAAAGACCACCCGATAAAAAAATTTATAAAATTTAATCTTCCCGAAGCAAGCTGCAGAATCGAAACTCCTTGACATCTCCTTCTTTCCTTGAGTAGTCTGATAAGATACCTGCAAATGTGATCTTGGAGGGATCGCTGAATGATCAGCAAAAATCAAGTAATCGAAAAGGCTTATGAATTGGGTTTCGGGGATATCGGTTTTACCACGGCCGATCCTTTTGAAACTCAAAAAGAAATTCTACGGGAGCGCTACGAGGCCTATGAATGGGCCTTTAAAATGGGGCTGGACCTGATGACCGGCACGGACCCCAAAAAAATCCTGCCCCAGGCCAAGACTATTATTGTCCTCATGGAAGTCTATTTTCACCAGGCCTTTCCCAAATCCCTGGAACAACATTTCGGTCGCTGTTATCTGGATGACGACCGGGTCACCAAAGACCGCCTGGCTAAACGGGTCAAGGCCTTTCGTTCTTTTCTGACCGAAAACGGGATCGAGTCCAAGGTGCCCTTTTACCTGCCCCACCGGATCGCGGCGGCCCGGGCCGGCCTGGGGACCTTTGGGAAGAATTGCCTTTTTTATTCCAATCAGGTGGCCGGACAGGGTTCCTGGGTCTTACCGATTACCGTGGTGGTGGACCGGGAATTTGCCCCGGATGAGTCTTCCATGGAAATCGGCTGCCCGGATTGGTGCCGGAACGCCTGCCTGACCGCCTGCCCGACCGGTGCCTTGAAAGGCCCCCGTCACATTGATCCCCGGAAATGTATTTCCTTCCTCACCTATTACGGCCAGGGCCTGACCCCCCTGGAACTGCGGGAACCCATGGGTTTATGGGTTTACGGCTGTGATCGCTGCCAGAATGTCTGTCCCCGTAACGCCCCCTGGCTGGCCAAAGAACTGCCGGTGAATCCAAATGTCACGCCCATGGTCGATGATTTTAAACTCGCCAGGTTACTGCACATGGACCCCCAATATTTCAACACGCGCATCTTTCCCCACATGTTTTATATGTCCGAGAAAGATCTCTGGCGCTGGAAGATGAATGTGGCCCGGGCCATGGGAAACACCTTGGACCAACAATATATCCCGGAGCTGGCTAAGGCCTTTCAGGAAAATACAGACGAACGGGTCCTGGGCATGATTGCCTGGGCCTTGGGCCGCATCGGCGGCCCGTCGGCTAAAAAGGCCCTGAACGATGCCTTACCTAAAAGTGAAGGTCTGGTCCGCCGGGAAATAGAGCTTGCTTTGGAAAAATAAGGAGGAACTTATGCCGAAAAAGAAAATCAACGCCTTTCCTTCCTGTGCTTCCTGTGAAACGGCCGTCCCCCAAAAAATCTGCTTTTCTTCCAAAGGAATCGGCGCCAAAGGCTGCCCAACCCTGGTAAAGAAAGAGGTGCTGCGCGAGGCCAACCGGGAATACGAAGACCCTCGAACCAAAGAGTTTGCCCGTCAGGCCTCCATCCAGGAAAGTGAATGTTATGCCAACCGGCATCAACGGCCCTATGTCATGCAGCCCACCAAGACCCGGCTCGTGGAAATCTGCGAATTTGCCCGGAAGATGGGCTACCAGCGTCTGGGGTTGGCCTTTTGCATTGGTCTGGCCCAGGAGGCCAGGATGGTGGAAAAGGTTTTCAAGGCCCAGGGATTTGAGATGGTATCAGTGGCCTGCAAAGCCGGCCGAACCCTCAAGGAAAAAATCGGGATCAAGGAAGAGGAAAAAATCTATCAGGGCACGGAGGAGGCCATGTGCAACCCCGTCTATCAGGCCAGGCTTCTGAATGAAAGTGCAACGGAATTTAATGTCCTTTTGGGACTATGCGTCGGCCACGATTCCCTGTTTTTCAAATATGCCCAGGCCCCGACCACCGTCCTGGCCGTCAAGGACCGGGTGACCGGCCATAATCCCCTGGCGGCTATATATCTCTCGGAATCGTACTACCGGAAAATTTTCGAGTCCGTCAATCAATAACTAATTATCGATTCAATATTAACGGGAGCCAATAAATGGTGAAAAAATGGATTGTCATCGGATTGATCATTTTATTTGCAGCGGGCCTGGCCCACAGCCGCTCAGTACCACCCAAAAAAATCAGGACAGCAAAAAAAACCGCCTCCCAGACCAAAGCAGTCAAGGCCGCGGCAGTCCCGGAGACCCCCTATAAGGCCTTTTTGGTGATGGATGCCAGAAACGGCAAAATCCTTGAGGAGGAGAATAGCCACATCAAGCGCCCTCCGGCCAGTGTGGTCAAGCTCATGGTGGCTTATATCGTGCTGGAAAAGCTGGCTAAGGATGAAGTGAAATTATCGGATCCCATCCCCGTCTCCAGGGAAGGTTCCAAGATGGGGGGAAGCCAGGTTTACCTGAAAGAAGGCGAAAGCTTTACCCTGGAAGAAATGATGAAAGCCCTCATGGTGGCCTCGGCCAATGATGCCGCCTATGCCATTGCCGAACATCTGGCCGGGTCCAAGGATGCCTTTGTTCAATTGATGAATCAGAAGGCCAAGGCCTTGAATATGGCCGATACGGAATTCCATTCCGTCCATGGACTCCCGCCTTCCAAGGGAGATTCGGAGGACCTCAGCTCTTGTAACGATTTGGCCCTCCTGGCCCGGGCACTTTTAAAATATCCGAAAATTCTGGAATGGACTTCCATCAAAACGGAAGGGTTCAGAAACGGGCAACTGGTCATGAATAATCACAACAAACTCCTTTTCAGGATGCCGGAAGTAGACGGGTTGAAAACCGGTTATTACCGTGAAACCGGGTTTAATGTGGTGGTCACGGCCGCCAAATCGGATTTAAGAATCATCGTTGTGGTCCTGGGAAGCGACCGGGCCAGAACCAGGGACAATATTGCCCTGGAAAAATTAAAAAAGGCCTTCTCCCAATATAAAAGGATGGACCTGGTAAAAAAAGGAGCGGTAATCGATAGGGATATTCTCCTGCCGGATGGTGAAATCGGAAAGATCAAAGGGGTGGCCGGGGCGAATTTATCCTATTCAGTCCCTCTTGATAATAAAGGGACCGTCACCAGGGAACCCCTGGTACCGGGGAAGGTACCAGGGGAGATCAAGCTGGGTCAGAAACTCGGTGA
This window encodes:
- a CDS encoding flagellar hook-length control protein FliK produces the protein MIRIQETPSAGPILTLIKPVGREIPVRIGEIIEAQVVDLFPSGGLTLKVKGGYLPARTNLAFEKNDTLSLKVLDWKGAAGELRLQLLDNKTGAGEANRTQSFPGDENERIEDLTRKAADRIINLFNARAEEGQPPESIPSGKQRDLLGSLFKTLPSDIKVLPKSLRDEIQHVLQTSLKGPGLDITERLTQLFQLAKEEISSPPLLQNLQEKLLVSMDGLAFDQLKNALENSGIVLEAKLKAMAGSGALGGKDVFQIESKINKDIKGFLLQLQEILEQKTMGEAERGRQGTAHPDEKTLGGVETLLKDIETFQLLSKISDSFYTFLPVQWAELKRGELIFKRRTAPSGGTSYSCGIHLELEKLGPVSAFIFMQDRDFSLTFKVGHPGLNTIIHSCLGELKENFNRAGLNLKNFTFLRESEEMEDPINRIETDETIVSIRV
- a CDS encoding peptidylprolyl isomerase, whose product is MANRQAVIQTNKGTIRFELLEADAPKTTENFIKLTEKSYYDGVIFHRVINGFMIQGGDPTGTGRGGQSAWGGRFDDEINPASDLYRQGYRAGTVAMANAGPNTNGSQFFIMHADYALPPNYSIFGRVMEGQEVVNTIASSPTDSNDRPLSQVIMEKVIIEQQ
- the typA gene encoding translational GTPase TypA, whose translation is MPIRQDLRNLAIIAHVDHGKTTLVDAMLWQSGVFRENQQVVERVMDSMDLEREKGITIMAKNTAIVYKGVKINIVDTPGHADFGGEVERTLNMVDGVMLLVDATEGPLPQTRFVLGKALERRLPPIVVINKIDRPDRRIKEVLDEVYDLFIDLEATEDQLDFPVLYTNARAGIALTDPEGKGQGLAPLFEAILEAIPAPACDPEAPLQFLVTNLDYSDYVGRIAVGKIVSGKLKQRQEVALLKGGEMTAKAILSQVYTYEGLNRVERDLIEAGDIAAVAGVPDVFIGDTLGDPEDPRPLPSITVEEPTLSMVFSVNTSPLAGKEGRLLTSRHIKDRLDKELLYNVSIGVEQAEHRDSFKVSARGELQLAVLVEMMRREGFEISLSKPKIITREMDGKLMEPLELAVVDIPETYVGVVSEKLSARRGKMTKMINHGSGRVRLEFEIPSRGLIGLRSQFLTDTRGTGLFNTMIIGHTPHAGAIPSRPNGVLVSDRPGKAVAYAIFHLQPRGIIFVNPGDPVYPGLVVGENSRPEDLWVNITKEKKLTNIRAANADEALRLVPPRRFTLEQAMEYINDDEQVEVTPLSIRLRKAKTTR
- a CDS encoding epoxyqueuosine reductase codes for the protein MISKNQVIEKAYELGFGDIGFTTADPFETQKEILRERYEAYEWAFKMGLDLMTGTDPKKILPQAKTIIVLMEVYFHQAFPKSLEQHFGRCYLDDDRVTKDRLAKRVKAFRSFLTENGIESKVPFYLPHRIAAARAGLGTFGKNCLFYSNQVAGQGSWVLPITVVVDREFAPDESSMEIGCPDWCRNACLTACPTGALKGPRHIDPRKCISFLTYYGQGLTPLELREPMGLWVYGCDRCQNVCPRNAPWLAKELPVNPNVTPMVDDFKLARLLHMDPQYFNTRIFPHMFYMSEKDLWRWKMNVARAMGNTLDQQYIPELAKAFQENTDERVLGMIAWALGRIGGPSAKKALNDALPKSEGLVRREIELALEK
- a CDS encoding DUF1847 domain-containing protein; this encodes MPKKKINAFPSCASCETAVPQKICFSSKGIGAKGCPTLVKKEVLREANREYEDPRTKEFARQASIQESECYANRHQRPYVMQPTKTRLVEICEFARKMGYQRLGLAFCIGLAQEARMVEKVFKAQGFEMVSVACKAGRTLKEKIGIKEEEKIYQGTEEAMCNPVYQARLLNESATEFNVLLGLCVGHDSLFFKYAQAPTTVLAVKDRVTGHNPLAAIYLSESYYRKIFESVNQ
- a CDS encoding D-alanyl-D-alanine carboxypeptidase, with amino-acid sequence MVKKWIVIGLIILFAAGLAHSRSVPPKKIRTAKKTASQTKAVKAAAVPETPYKAFLVMDARNGKILEEENSHIKRPPASVVKLMVAYIVLEKLAKDEVKLSDPIPVSREGSKMGGSQVYLKEGESFTLEEMMKALMVASANDAAYAIAEHLAGSKDAFVQLMNQKAKALNMADTEFHSVHGLPPSKGDSEDLSSCNDLALLARALLKYPKILEWTSIKTEGFRNGQLVMNNHNKLLFRMPEVDGLKTGYYRETGFNVVVTAAKSDLRIIVVVLGSDRARTRDNIALEKLKKAFSQYKRMDLVKKGAVIDRDILLPDGEIGKIKGVAGANLSYSVPLDNKGTVTREPLVPGKVPGEIKLGQKLGDLVIKVDNEVVGKVDIISPLAVPEANLLKKLARKMGIDL